The Populus trichocarpa isolate Nisqually-1 chromosome 2, P.trichocarpa_v4.1, whole genome shotgun sequence genome has a window encoding:
- the LOC7478858 gene encoding protein FAR1-RELATED SEQUENCE 11, with protein MEIMSGLTDVVKETSESGMDSCPDDIGTVEEVPEDTILSRQTSVNLVPFIGQRFVSQDAAYEFYCSFAKQCGFSIRRHRTRGKDGVGRGITRRDFTCHRGGYPQIKASDDGKLQRNRKSSRCGCQAYMRIVKRADFDVPEWRITGFNNIHNHELLKSNEVQLLPAYCTMSADEKSRICMYAKAGMSVRQMLRLMELEKGVKLGCLPFTEIDVRNLLQSFRNVNRDNDAIDLLEMCKYKKDNDPNFKYNFHIDANKRLEQIAWSYASSIQSYEAFGDSIIFDTTHRLDTYDMILGIWIGVDNHGTNCFFGCVLLRDENTGSFSWALKTFLEFMDGKAPETILTDQNMWLKEAISVEMPGTKHAFCIWHIIAKFSDWFSVPLGSQYDKWKAEFHRLYGLQSVEDFEIGWRNMVDAYGMHGNKHIVSLFALRTFWALPYLRCCFFAGMTSTFQSESINAYIQRVLNAQSLDNFVEQVAAAVEFKEPGPRQKMQRKVHKISLKMGSPIESHAATVLTPYAFNKLQEELVLAPQYASLMVDESYFIVRIHTDMDGGCKVIWIPHDEFISCSCHLFEFSGILCRHVLRVLSTNNCFHIPDRYLPVRWRDVSTSLTKPFQTFTSEEHAEKVQLLQSMVSTLLTESIETEERLDVACDQVAEVLSRIKEFPRPGHGCNDIGYNSPSDSLILPEVEDSDGFVHGFADGNSHEPLTLGKIKERRLRDGINIFRKRRRCSVPCCGQYGHDATDCPMMEGGDLNGDGLGFL; from the exons ATGGAAATAATGTCCGGATTAACAGATGTAGTGAAAGAAACCTCTGAAAGTGGCATGGATTCATGCCCAGACGATATTGGAACTGTGGAGGAAGTGCCAGAGGACACAATTTTGTCACGGCAAACTTCTGTTAACCTTGTCCCTTTTATTGGCCAGAGATTTGTTTCCCAAGATGCTGCATATGAATTTTATTGCAGTTTTGCAAAGCAATGTGGCTTTTCAATCAGACGCCACCGCACTCGAGGAAAAGATGGTGTAGGTAGGGGAATCACAAGAAGGGATTTCACATGCCATCGTGGTGGCTATCCTCAGATAAAAGCTTCGGATGATGGAAAGCTGCAAAGAAATCGAAAATCATCTCGATGTGGATGCCAAGCATACATGCGAATAGTTAAAAGAGCTGATTTTGATGTTCCTGAATGGCGTATAACTGGTTTTAACAACATCCACAACCATGAACTTCTGAAATCAAATGAAGTACAGTTACTTCCTGCTTATTGCACCATGTCTGCAGATGAAAAAAGTCGGATTTGCATGTATGCAAAAGCTGGCATGTCAGTTCGACAAATGTTGAGGTTAATGGAACTAGAGAAGGGTGTTAAACTTGGCTGTTTACCATTCACAGAAATAGATGTCAGAAACCTGTTACAATCTTTTAGGAATGTTAATCGAGATAATGATGCTATTGACCTTCTTGAAATGTGCAAATACAAGAAGGACAATGATCCCAACTTCAAGTACAACTTCCACATCGATGCAAATAAACGCTTGGAGCAAATTGCTTGGTCATATGCTTCATCTATTCAATCATATGAGGCCTTTGGAGATTCCATAATTTTTGACACAACACACCGTTTGGATACCTATGACATGATTCTTGGGATTTGGATTGGGGTGGACAATCATGGAACTAATTGTTTCTTTGGTTGTGTGCTTCTGCGGGATGAAAATACAGGGTCTTTTTCCTGGGCATTGAAG ACGTTCTTGGAGTTCATGGATGGAAAGGCCCCAGAAACTATATTAACTGATCAAAATATGTGGCTTAAAGAAGCCATTTCTGTTGAAATGCCAGGGACCAAGCATGCCTTTTGCATATGGCATATCATTGCAAAGTTCTCTGATTGGTTTTCTGTTCCTCTTGGATCACAATATGATAAATGGAAGGCTGAATTCCACCGGCTCTATGGTTTGCAGTCAGTGGAGGATTTTGAAATTGGATGGAGAAACATGGTTGATGCATATGGAATGCATGGAAATAAGCACATCGTCAGTTTATTTGCATTGCGCACGTTTTGGGCACTGCCATACTTGAGGTGCTGCTTTTTTGCTGGAATGACCAGTACATTTCAGTCAGAGTCCATAAATGCTTATATCCAGCGGGTTTTGAATGCTCAGTCCCTTGATAACTTTGTGGAGCAG GTAGCTGCTGCTGTTGAATTCAAGGAACCAGGACCAAGACAAAAGATGCAAAGAAAGGTTCATAAAATCTCCCTTAAAATGGGATCTCCAATTGAATCTCATGCTGCAACTGTTCTAACACCTTATGCCTTTAATAAACTACAAGAAGAGCTTGTGTTGGCTCCACAATATGCATCACTAATGGTGGATGAGAGTTATTTCATCGTGAGAATCCATACTGATATGGATGGAGGGTGCAAAGTTATTTGGATTCCTCATGATGAATTCATTAGCTGTAGCTGCCATTTGTTTGAGTTTTCAGGAATTCTTTGTAGACATGTTCTCCGTGTTCTATCAACTAACAACTGCTTTCACATTCCGGATCGGTATCTACCTGTTCGTTGGCGTGATGTCAGTACTTCTTTGACCAAGCCCTTCCAGACTTTTACTTCAGAAGAACATGCAGAAAAGGTTCAGTTATTACAGTCCATGGTTTCGACACTTCTTACAGAATCAATAGAGACAGAAGAACGTCTTGATGTTGCTTGTGATCAAGTTGCTGAGGTGTTATCACGTATCAAGGAATTTCCTAGGCCAGGACATGGTTGTAATGATATTGGCTATAATAGTCCATCTGACTCGTTGATACTTCCAGAGGTTGAAGATTCTGATGGATTTGTCCATGGTTTTGCTGATGGAAATTCTCATGAACCTTTAACTTTGGGAaagataaaagagagaagacTAAGAGACGGCATTAATATCTTCAGGAAACGTAGGCGTTGCTCTGTGCCTTGCTGTGGACAGTATGGGCATGATGCAACTGATTGTCCAATGATGGAAGGTGGTGATTTGAATGGAGATGGACTAGGATTTCTGTAG